The window TTACACACATTCTtttccctccgcccccacactcacccccctctctttccaacctgtccacccctccccacagtcattacacacaccttcaggGGCCATGGAAAAACGGCAGAAGCCCCGCTCCTCGCAGATGCGGCAGTGCAGCAGATGGCCGATGCTGTGCTGCAGCATTGTGTCCGCCAGTCGGGGTCCTCTGGCCACGCGCACTGCCACCAGGAGGAAGTCTTCCAGCGACACTGCGTACAGCACCGTCAGTGCCTTGTTGCACTTCGCTGCTTCCCTGCAACGTCAAAGGCTCTTCTAACCATTCTGCTGTGTTGCTGTCTCACTGCGACGTCAAAGGTTTTTCTCACGCTTTTGCTTTGTTGCTGTCTCAAtgcagcattggactttcaatctgagggtcccgggtttgaatcactgtgacggcggcgcctggtgggtaaagggtggagatttttacgatctcccaggtcaacatatgtgcagacctgccagtgtctgaacccccttcatgtgcatacgcaagcagaagatcaaatacgcacgttaaagatcctgtaatccatgtgagcgttctggtgggttatgaaaacaagaacatacccagcatgcacaccaccaaaagcggagtatggctgccttcatgtcaggttaaaaacggtcatacacgtaaaagcccactcgcatatctacgagtgaacgtgggagttgcagcccacgaaagcagaagaagaagaaaaactgcaaGTTCAAAGGTTTTTCTTATGCTTTTGCTTTCTTGCACTTTGCTGCTTCTCTGCAATGTCACAGGTTTTTCTTTCACTGTTACACTTTTGATTTGTTACGGTCTGACTGCAACATCAAAGGGTTTTGTTACAATGTTAcgcttttgctttgtttctgtctcctaCATTGTTATGGTTTTGCTTTGTTGGAACTGTGGTATATTGTACGGCGCTTTGAGCAAAACCATCTGATCAGACACTGTATAACTGGTTTTCTTTGCTGGAACTGTGGTAtattgtaaggcgctttgagcaaaACCATTTGATCAGACACTGTATAAACaaacttatcattatcatcattgctattCACTTCGCTGTTTCACTGCAACACAACATCACTTGTTTCCAGCACTGTTAGAGTTTTGCTTTCTTGCTGCTTCCCTGCAAAATCAAAGGTTTCCTACGTTTGTACAGCTTTGCTTGGTTGCAATCCCCTGCAACACCATAGATTTTCCTACACTGCTACATCTCTTCTTTGTTGCACTTTGCAGCTTTATTGCAAAAGAACAGATTTCCCACAATTCAATTTTTGCCTTGTTTCCCTGGCGacagaaaagattaaaaaaatatattcatctTTCAAAGGCATACCAGACAGCAACAGCTCTTGTTGGTGTTACACTTGTCATCAAGAGCTACCtttaaaaaacaaatcaaaaaacccaaaaaacaacaaggtCATTTGTGTCACAAGAATTCAGGTCacgaaacaaacacagaaacaaatatgCAACTGTGGAAAAGTTGTTTCCCTTTATCTGTGCATGTGCACGCTCGCATTCATAGACACATtcttacactcactcactcactaacacacacacacagtgtcatttATATCTACCTGACCACTACctaagcaacaacacacaacgatCCATACTCTACTGACAACTGcctgaccaacaacaacacacaacgatCCATACTCTACCGACAACCATctaaccaacaacacacaacgtTCCATATTCCACTGAATACCACCTGATCAACGACACACAATAATCTGTATTCCACTGAATACTAACTACCTGATCAACAACACACAATAATCCGTATTCCACTGAATACTACCtgaccaacaacacacaacgatCAACATTCCACTGAATACCACCTCACCCCAGCACTTACGCTGCCAGCGTGGCCAGTATGATGCGAACTGCCAGCTCCTTCAGGTACTCTGTTTTCATGCAGTGGGCGCCATAGGTGCGCCGCACCACATGGGGAGAGCGTGCAAAGTGCATGGTGTCcggcaccaccacacacaccaccccaccgtTCCGCACCGTGCGGAAAAGGGAGCTCAAATAGGGGGCTGGGTTCTTGTGTGGGTCCACGTACCTGCCGAAACAACCCCACATGGGCCCCAGGTTTATGGTCACAAGTGATCACTAGCAATCCCATCTCTGATTTCTGTGTGAGCTAATCAATCTGTTCTGTCTAAACGCCACAGGAGTTCGCAACTAAACCCACCTCTGATTTCTGTGTGAGCAAATCAATCTGTTCTGTCTAAATGCCACAGGAGTTCGCAACTAAACCCACCTCTGATTTCTGTGTGAGCAAATCAATCTGTTCTGTCTAAATGCCACAGGAGTTTGCAACTATACCCATCTCTGATTTCTGTGTGAGCAAATCAATCTGTTCTATCTAAACCCCACACGAGTTAACAACTATACCCACCTCTGATTTCTGTGTGAGCAAATCAATCTGTTCTGTCTAAACGCCACAGGAGTTTGCAACTAAACCCACCTCTGATTTCTGTGTGAGCAAATCTATCTGTTCTGTCTAAACCCCACAGGAGTTCACAACTAAACCCATCTCTGATTTCTGTGAGAATAGATTAAGTTTAACAGAACAGGCGATCACAAAGTAACCCATTTCTGCTCTCTTAGAAAATAAATCACACAGTCTGTCCAAACCCCAAGTTTTACAAAACAAGTGATCACTGAGTAAAcccatttcttctctctgtgaaaaTAAATGAATCTGTCCTAACCTCAAGTTTAACAGAACAGGTGACCTCAAAGTcaccaatttctctctctgtgtaaataaATCAATCTGTCCAAATCCCAAGTTTTACAGAACAGATGATCACAAAGTAAcccatttcttctctctgtgaaaaTTAATAAATCTGTCTATACCCTAACTTTCACAGAACAGGTGATTATGAATGAACCAACATCTACATTGTGAGAATAAACTAATCTATATCTATCTTCAGAGAAGCTAAAAACATGCTTCTTGCTTTGCTCATGTTTCAAGACTTACAGCACAGAAGACTGATTAATGAGCCACtggttacaaaaaaagaaaaaaggaagaaaagaaaagaagtttccCTCTTTTTTAATAACGGTGGCTGGGAGCCAAGCACGCTACCCCACTCACACAAAATCGAAAGACTCCAGCTGCATCAGCACCAGGGGGTCGCACTGCGCCAGATGAAGCTCTGCTGAGCCCTGCTCTGGCAGCAGCATGCTTGCCGGGCGCTCTGGGCTCAGCGGCAAAGAGGTGAGGGTGAAACCGTTGGCCTGGGCGTTGCCCTGCAGCAATGTCAGTTCTCTCTGCTCAGCCAAGGTGACGTGGATCCTGTCACCAGCGTGTTTCTTCCACTGCAGACCAGCCATGCCTGGGGTCAAAGATCAAAGGTCGAGGGGAGTGCGCCATCAGAAAGCAAAGGTCAGTCCCGTCAGAGAGTGAGCATGGGTCAATCAGAAGAGCAGTCAGCCGAACAGCCAGCCAGTTGGTCAGTACAGTCAGCTGTTCAATCCCCgagtgaagaaggaagagaacatCAGAAAGCACCGCCTGAATCTGAGTGCTTTCTGACTGACCGCCTGTGCTTTCCGATCGACTGTGTGCTTTCTGACCGCCTTGACTGTGCTTTCTGACTGTATGTGTACTTTCTGACCGTATGATGGACTGACTGTgctttctgactgactgactgtgcttTCTCTGACTAACTGTGCTTTCTGACTGACCGTGCTTTCTGAATGATCACACTCTATGACTGATTTTGGATTTGTCAGAAAATTTCCTCTTCTAAATTTGAATAAAAAGCTGTTCATAGTTAAGTCACTGCAAAtacatctctttctttttatcaacacaagacaaaactgtaccacacacccccccaaaaaaaaaacatcaaaaaaacaCCTTCAAGCCCATCAAAGttctataaaaaatttttttagaaaacccccaaaaaaccaccttCCCCATAAAGTTctatcaaaaataaaaccaaaaaaatgcacTCCTCAAAaagcaccaaaacacaacaaagccCATCTCTGTTCTTTCAAAACaagatacaaagaaaaaagaaaaaaaaagaaaaaaaaaaggcacaacactcctcagaaaaaaaaatcccaaaggaGAAGACAGCAATCGCAAAGGGCGGCAATGGCACACTACAGTAATGGCACAGGCTGTCAACCGCACATGGCAGCAATGGCACTATAAGGTAATGACACAAGATGGCAATGGCCCAGGACAGCAATGGCACAAACAGCAATGCAACAGGATGGCAATGGCACAGGACAAAAATGGTACAGGACAGCAATGGCACCACAAGGTCCTGGCACAGGACAGCAATGGCACAAACAGCAATGTAACAGGATGGCAATGGCACAGGACAAAAATGGTACAGGACAGCAATGGCACCATAAGGTACAGGCACAGGACAGCAATGGCACCATAAGGTACAGGCACAGGACAGCAAGGGCACCATAAGGTACAGGCACAGGACAGCAAGGGCACCGTAAGGTACAGGTACAGGACAGCAATGGCACCGTAAGGTACAGGCACAGGACAGCAAGGGCACCATAAGGTACAGGCACAGGACAGCAAGGGCACCATAAGGTACAGGCACAGGACAGCAAGGGCACCATAAGGTACAGGTACAGGACAGCAATGGCACCATAAGGTACGGGCACAGGACAGCAATGGCACCATAAGGTACAGGCACAGGACAGCAAGGGCACCATAAGGTACAGGCACAGGACAGCAATGGCACCATAAGGTACAGGCACAGGACAGCAATGGCACCGCAAGGTACAGGCACAGGACAGCAATGGCACCATAAGGTACAGGCACAGGACAGCAAGGGCACCGTAAGGTACAGGCACAGGACAGCAATGGCACCATAAGGTACAGGCACAGGACAGCAAGGGCATCGTAAGGTACAGGTACAGGACAGCAATGGCACCATAAGGTATGGGCACAGGACAGCAATGGCACCATAAGGTATGGGCACAGGACAGCAAGGGCACCATAAGGTACAGGCACAGGACAGCAAGGGCACCATAAGGTACAGGCACAGGACAGCAAGGGCACGGCATCGTAAGGTACAGGTACAGGACAGCAATGGCACCAGTAAGGTACGGTCACAGGACAGCAATGGCACCATAAGGTACGGGCCCAGGCATGGCACCATAAGGTACAGGCACAGGACAGCAAGGGCACCATAAGGTACGGGCACAGGACAGCAATGGCACCATAAGGTACAGGTACAGGACAGCAATGGCACCATAAAGGTACAGGCACAGGACAGCAATGGCACCATAAGGTACGGGCACAGGACAGCAATGGCACCATAAGGTACAGGCACAGGACAGCAATGGCACCATAAGGTACAGGCACAGGACAGCAAGGGCATCGTAAGGTACAGGTACAGGACAGCAAGGGCACCATAAGGTACAGGCACAGGACAGCAATGGCACCATAAGGTACAGGCACAGGACAGCAAGGGCACCATAAGGTACAGGCACAGGACAGCAAGGGCACCATAAGGTACAGGTACAGGACAGCAATGGCACCGCAAGGTACAGGTACAGGACAGCAATGGCACCATAAGGTACAGGCACAGGACAGCAAGGGCACCATAAGGTACAGGCACAGGACAGCAATGGCACCATAAGGTACAGGCACAGGACAGCAAGGGCACCGTAAGGTACAGGCACAGGACAGCAATGGCACCGTAAGGTACAGGCACAGGACAGCAATGGCCTTCCCATCCTGAAGGGGCTATGTCATTACCAGCCCTGGATCTATGAGCAGACACaggtgtgtacgcatgtgtatgTAGTCTGCCTactctgataaaaaaacaacaacaacaacaaaaaaaacaaaaaacaccagcaaatCTTAAAAAACTCAGCAGCAAAACATTTGACAACAGTAACGAACACAGAAATGCAGGCAATGTacaaaacacatatacagtatCATTCCAAACACTGAGTGCTGTTTTACCTGACTGAGCAATCAGATCACAGGCAAAGAACTGACGCTTGCCATCCTCACTGCTCATCAGAGCTGACTGTTTCGTAGTGTGCTCCTTGGCACAGGAATCAACAGTTGCCAGGACGAGCTCTCTGAAATGAATGATGTCATGAAGAAATCATTTGTACCCTTTTTACTCCTTTCCTAGATACTTTGGTAGTTAGTCTCCTGCTCCTGGTTGCCTGCATATGTATGCAAACACAGTGATATACTGTCCTTGATACACAGAATACAAAATTTCTTAGCACTGAAAATTATGCCCCTGAATGTCCCTGAAAGCAGACTGTGGCAACCTGAATGGTGGGATTAAAAAAGGTTGCATATGCAAAAgtctcaagtttcagtttctcaaagaacttttttttaatttaagaagagtcactgtgttcggacgaaaaaaaaaaaatccatgacagcatatctgctatgcagatgcctgacagcagtataactcAATGCGCTTGTAttgccttgagtgcgtgcatatatatgtatttgtgtacctatcaaaggaGATTTCTTTTTAGGGAAATTTGCTAGAGGACATCacttttattgctgtgggttcttttacagagagctaagtgcatgctgcacacaggacctcactttatcgtctcatttgactGACCGGGTGCTCAGTCTGATTCTGAagtcaaactggggagaaagggcgaaagcaggattcaaactcagaccatcacggacactatattggcagataagcatcttgaccattctgccaacttgctCCAAAAATCTCTGAACCTATGAGCTGAAGCCTaggcacaaaaagaaagaaaagagaaatgccCCCAGATATGCCCAGGCTTCTACAAGTTTACTTTGTTACAGGGTTTTGACCAGTGTAAGGTTGCCagactgttttggtttttttttctagaatCTAGAATAAGCAATAAACGTAAGCAAACAGTTCtgaactgaagataaaacaacaacaacaacaacacacacacacacacacacagagccacacacacgtgcacgtgcacatgtatacatgtatgtacacacacaccaccaccaccaccataattgCAAACAAGTCACGGATGAgcacagagtgaaacagagcCTGTAttgactccacccccaccccccaaaaacagtaAGTTAAGAGTTAACAAAAGTGACAGACTGACACTCAGCCCactgaaaaaaatcatgaaagcAAAATTAGCATACCGAAACTAGTATTAAGCtgactaaaaatatataaacaaataaaagctgGCTTATATGCAGACCTGTCGAAGTGTGGTTTTCACTAATGAAGTGAGgttataaaataaaaagtaaaatttTTAATAATTTCATATTCAGTTTTCTGCGCTTGTGTCGACAGTGACTGGGTGAAGAGCAGAGCAGCAGAAAAAGGAATGTTCAGGTTGTCCTCCTCACCTGAGAACAGCCAACTTTGGGTTGTACTTTCCGACGCTCGTATCGCTGGACTTTTTAATTGTGATTCCATTCTCTGTAATTGCAGAATGCTCCTGGTTTGGTTCCGCTTTGACTACTGTGTCCGACTCCATGCCGGCAGTGTATtgcgaagggaaataactctgacgACGTTTCAAGAATGTACGCGATTTACGCATCCCCTTTCAATCTTCAAGTCATGCTGTCTTCTTTAGACCTTCAAGTGACTTGACCCCCTCGTGAAATTCTTCCCTGAGCTCTATAAAGTGTGGGGCGGGAGGTTCTGGTCAAGAAGTCAATGGCAtgagaaaaacaatgaaaaaaagaagaagatatactcATCATGCACATGCAAGTCCATCTCCGATAAGTTTTATGTTCGTTGGCCGTGATGACCCAATACATCTATTGACAACagattgttaaaaaaagaaacaaacaagaaaaatattTGATGCCTGCCACTGAGTTTTTATCATGTTTCTGGGCCATAAAAATACAGATGCATCTTTCAACAAaatttttattcacacacacacacacacacacacacacacacacacacacacacacacacacacagaacactgaaatgtttaatgccataagctgaaaagctctggtgacacagcaggtacaaatcagaacaaaatggtgcaaatagatgaaatggaacagaaaaacaaacacacaaacaaacaaaaacgacaacaaaagcaaacaaacaaacacaacacacaaaccaaaaacaaacaaacaaacaaacaaacaaaaaacagaactgaaacaacataaactaataagagatttgcgacactttagcACATTGTCATTAGTTTAAAAGTATATATGTGACAGGGGCTAATTTGCCTcagtttttttcagtcgttcgtctccaaggtttggacagaacacagaaaaaaaagtacaaataaatcacaatgtttcagtttcagtatcagtagctcaaggggcgtcactgcgttcggacaaatccatatacgctacaccacatctgccaagcagatgcctaaccagcagcgtaacccaacgcgctttgtcaggccttgagaaaaaaacaaattttaaaaataaaataaaataatgaaaataaataaataaatagataattaaataaaaaaaataaattaaaaaaaaaagcagacacacattcacacatacacacacatatgcataacagatatgcaccaaacatgcagtttcacagatatgaaagcacagtcaaatacacataaacgtacatgagccccaacacacacacacacacacacacacacattaccctgcaccccctctacccccctccacacactcgtttctaggctacgtatcgcagcttccacggcacacacacatacagaggcacacttacttttccaagcacacacacatcataacgcccatatgccccacccccacatatAGCCGCAAAGAGAGATACATAtgtacacccgcacgttccaatatgcCGTTGcatccacagtgtaggcatgcatacacacacatacctcatcctctacccccccctcggctctcgcccccccccctccccaacccccctcggcctcccccaacacacacacatacgcacatgcacagaactctcctgacacttgtgtacacttacaacctcgcgcatgcacaaacgcatacaaacacacagacccacccatacacacaaacatacacacacgcacagaggctgccactgattggccgcaagaggaatgggaaaagatctctgatgccaagaatgtcagtggcgtctagtgtgttgctcagtcttttgtatttggaaaagcccacagagactgttccgttttgaagacatttgcgcaatgttggtttggaaatgatgccaatatttgtttagtttgatttgcaaagcatcgtgctctgcctttcatgctagacttacggccgctccctctctctgcctttatctctttgaggcgatcgatggtgtgatggccttgtacctgttctttttgatattcttcgacttttctgaggatttccgattttcctagatgtaggccgctcgttgttgcgtCAAGTTACCAGCAATCACATAAAAAATaattacgcatgtaacatcgatacacatcatatcaataacaACTATGTCGAGATCGATTGACGtgcatccaaatgtagcccttccttttttcttaTCTATGCTTTTCAAGTTTCTCATAGAACCCATTCTAATTTTTAATTGACtcatgagtatttggaccgatgatggacgttttccgtatatttactgCTTCAGATACaaattttgcaagtgaaagtatcatagtcttcattttctgtcattagtatgccgaacaaatcttttcagTTCTGCGCtgaagctgtattgaaaatggtgccattttttctctctcgtaattcatcgtatcttttgcagtcagttaaatatgaaatgattttcatcttctgcgctttcgccacacattgggcaaggagatgttgctgcccctgaatcgaaccatcttctgttggcattcagtccaagtgctctcaatctgagcttcgccgATTTTAGCCgggcagattttatgccatttatttgttataatcttaatatacttctctgtttgaaatattgatttaatgaataaaaccattcatacctatcattgctctctatttctccgtgccagtttgtATGTAACTTGACATGCTAtgtataagtctatctttaattTCCGCCGGATACAAAGCCGCTTTCGTGCCCTACTCCTCATTGGCTCCGagtcatccaaacaagaccgaatcgatgttccgttagtgttttcttgatgtggaatacccagccTGGTTCcatttgcccttctcctcttgcagtagcagcatctcgcagtatgcttgtctacacaatcgtgatgtcagttggcagtcttgttagtttgagccaatattttatgcattttacaactgatcctaatatgcaatgggtacctgccggtttcgccatacattatagtgtttgatgaatgtaatgggacaccaaaaaagcgcttcattgcaaatacttgtaccttttccatttggttatttggcataagtccccatatttccgctccatagttcaaggctggttcaatttgtgagtcgaaaagtttccaaaaaaagctgtgcgtcagtctcTTGAGTAATTTTAtgatttggattacacctttttttttccttttccatttgcctcatcccacgcagacgtcaaacacacacacacacgcacacactgagaggGAACGAGCTATGACGTCACGAAACTAGGGttgtcagagttatttcccttcgttCCGGTCAGATTCAACAGCACTTTTGTTGGTTCGACGATCTGACTTGCTCGAACATCTCGTGCTCTTCATCGATTAACAAGTGTAAAATAGAAAAGCAAAGGAAATTAGGAAGAACGTAGACAAGCTTGATCTTGAAGCAAGATGTCCATCCTAGCTAAACCTAGCTTTGTGAATGGCTTCGACCAGTACGATTCAGTTGAGAGtgattgtgtctgcgtgtgtcactttcgctatgtgtatgtgtttcttcttCGATTTTACGCCTGTTCACTAAGACGG of the Babylonia areolata isolate BAREFJ2019XMU chromosome 27, ASM4173473v1, whole genome shotgun sequence genome contains:
- the LOC143301339 gene encoding uncharacterized protein LOC143301339 codes for the protein MESDTVVKAEPNQEHSAITENGITIKKSSDTSVGKYNPKLAVLRELVLATVDSCAKEHTTKQSALMSSEDGKRQFFACDLIAQSGMAGLQWKKHAGDRIHVTLAEQRELTLLQGNAQANGFTLTSLPLSPERPASMLLPEQGSAELHLAQCDPLVLMQLESFDFVYVDPHKNPAPYLSSLFRTVRNGGVVCVVVPDTMHFARSPHVVRRTYGAHCMKTEYLKELAVRIILATLAAEAAKCNKALTVLYAVSLEDFLLVAVRVARGPRLADTMLQHSIGHLLHCRICEERGFCRFSMAPEEDPYAVITCDCRRKVPGKTGVILGPLWKGSLYEFSCLSSLAASGHALKLSPSFFSLLQRVMEDCLCDAPPSLHTLRQGLSHHDHLPLSGTGDVGDTVADPTQTCTDRSGRGQENGDGGGGDQTQRDRAVTCDPEKCETSLPKDAGNAGVAVLDDDGQCPTREPLKDVPVADTAAGEPRGLKRPAPVAGAEESKLPQKRSKGTTDPAPCFFYNMHSKRLGTNRLPKHHAIVERLRAHGYRSCRTHFEKYAIRTDADLKTLTALLGTSENKVLYVKGSEQTVKTE